From the Roseibium sp. HPY-6 genome, one window contains:
- a CDS encoding response regulator transcription factor, which produces MGVIAAKAKILVVEDDENILNLLSAYLESAGHEVVEHQDGLTGCKAALTDTFDICIFDVMLPNRSGTEIVEAMRSQGILTPVLFLTALGSETNVLQGFAAGVDDYVIKPFSPRELIVRIRAILRRSQMASAGCHDVVEVGPLKLDLEQPTCNLSGQTIALTPYEHKILRRLLEQPSRVLSRGQLIALLYGNDVAVGPKAIDVHVHNLRTKLGDGTGSMIETVRGFGYRFAAAGNLERMLP; this is translated from the coding sequence GTGGGTGTCATAGCTGCCAAGGCAAAAATTCTTGTGGTCGAAGACGATGAGAACATTCTCAATCTTCTGAGCGCCTATCTTGAAAGCGCAGGCCACGAAGTCGTGGAGCACCAGGATGGCCTGACTGGCTGCAAGGCTGCTCTGACAGACACGTTCGACATCTGCATCTTCGATGTCATGCTGCCAAACAGATCCGGAACCGAGATCGTCGAGGCTATGCGTTCGCAAGGCATTTTGACACCCGTCCTGTTTCTGACGGCGCTTGGCTCGGAAACCAATGTGCTGCAGGGTTTTGCCGCAGGGGTGGATGATTATGTCATCAAGCCATTCTCGCCACGGGAGCTGATTGTTCGCATCCGGGCGATCCTGCGCCGCAGTCAGATGGCCAGTGCAGGTTGCCACGATGTGGTCGAAGTCGGCCCCCTGAAACTGGACCTTGAGCAGCCGACCTGCAACCTGAGTGGTCAGACAATCGCGCTCACACCTTACGAACACAAAATTCTGCGGCGTCTCCTGGAGCAACCCAGCAGGGTTTTGTCGCGAGGCCAACTGATCGCGCTGCTTTATGGAAATGATGTTGCCGTCGGCCCGAAGGCGATCGATGTGCACGTTCACAACCTGCGCACCAAACTTGGAGACGGGACCGGCTCAATGATCGAAACGGTGCGCGGTTTTGGATACCGGTTCGCGGCTGCCGGGAACCTGGAGCGCATGCTGCCGTGA
- a CDS encoding Rid family hydrolase, producing the protein MKKTLCALLGALVLVPMAGGSTLAGDARTPVYVEGNKPIAPYSPGIKLANGMLFVSGQIPYVNGEIPEEARNDVSAQTRIVMENLESVLKEAGYSFDDVVRATVFMTDMGNYGAFNKVYGTYWGEDSVPPARAAVEVGALPGSKPGAPVLVEVSMIAAK; encoded by the coding sequence ATGAAAAAGACACTTTGCGCACTTCTCGGCGCGCTCGTCCTCGTGCCAATGGCCGGCGGAAGTACCCTTGCCGGAGATGCACGCACACCGGTCTATGTTGAAGGAAACAAGCCCATTGCGCCCTATTCGCCGGGCATCAAACTGGCCAACGGGATGCTCTTTGTTTCTGGTCAGATCCCTTACGTGAACGGAGAAATCCCGGAGGAGGCACGCAATGATGTCTCCGCGCAGACCCGCATCGTGATGGAAAACCTTGAAAGCGTCCTGAAGGAGGCCGGTTACAGCTTCGATGATGTTGTCCGAGCCACGGTCTTCATGACCGACATGGGGAACTATGGCGCGTTCAACAAAGTCTACGGCACCTATTGGGGCGAGGACAGCGTGCCGCCCGCCCGGGCCGCCGTCGAGGTCGGCGCATTGCCAGGCTCAAAACCGGGAGCACCGGTTCTTGTCGAAGTGTCGATGATCGCGGCGAAGTAA
- a CDS encoding alpha/beta hydrolase, whose protein sequence is MSKLRNLIAMAALASSAALSVGAAYAADLTAKSVVLVHGAFADGSSWNKVTPLLEAAGLNVIAVQNPLDSLAGDVAFTNRAIERAEGPVVLVGHSWGGMVITEAGGHDKVSSLVYVAAYAPDAGQSLGEAAELEKFPAPGIGALQQDAQGYFFLPKDATAQYFAQDLPKEETDLISASQGLLNSKALGEPVSNVAWQDKPTFYAIAGDDHMTPTGLQRQFAKKIGAVSREIDASHSVMVSQPEFVADLIIEAAK, encoded by the coding sequence ATGTCCAAGCTTCGAAATCTCATTGCCATGGCCGCACTTGCTTCATCAGCGGCCCTTTCCGTGGGCGCAGCATATGCCGCGGACCTCACGGCAAAATCCGTCGTTCTTGTGCACGGCGCATTTGCAGACGGTTCCAGCTGGAACAAGGTGACACCCCTGCTCGAAGCTGCGGGCCTAAACGTGATCGCTGTTCAGAACCCGCTGGACTCACTTGCAGGAGACGTTGCCTTTACAAACCGCGCGATCGAACGCGCTGAAGGACCAGTGGTTCTTGTCGGTCATTCCTGGGGTGGAATGGTCATCACAGAAGCCGGTGGACATGACAAGGTCTCGTCACTTGTCTACGTCGCCGCCTATGCCCCTGACGCGGGCCAGTCGCTCGGCGAAGCTGCCGAACTGGAGAAATTTCCTGCACCGGGCATCGGGGCGCTTCAGCAGGATGCCCAGGGATATTTCTTCCTGCCGAAGGACGCGACCGCTCAGTACTTCGCACAAGACCTGCCAAAAGAAGAAACGGACCTGATCTCGGCCAGCCAGGGACTGCTCAACAGCAAGGCGCTCGGCGAACCCGTTTCAAACGTTGCCTGGCAGGACAAACCGACTTTCTACGCCATTGCCGGCGATGACCACATGACGCCGACCGGCCTGCAGCGTCAATTCGCCAAGAAAATCGGAGCCGTTTCCCGGGAAATCGACGCAAGCCATTCCGTAATGGTGTCTCAACCCGAATTTGTTGCGGACCTGATCATCGAAGCTGCCAAGTAA
- a CDS encoding YHS domain-containing (seleno)protein, translating to MKTYGKNIAAVSMAMAMSFMASQALAVDEHYVDGGAVVGGTDVVAYHTVGAPTPGSAEFASEYQGATWHFSSAENKALFDADPAKYAPAYGGWCSAGASKGKKVPTQPDLWAIVDGQLYLNSSPAAHNKLFLADTETVISKGESNWKVIFATSREALLEQ from the coding sequence ATGAAGACCTACGGAAAAAACATCGCGGCGGTTTCCATGGCAATGGCCATGAGCTTTATGGCAAGTCAGGCTCTCGCCGTTGATGAGCATTACGTCGACGGTGGTGCCGTCGTCGGAGGGACAGACGTCGTCGCTTATCACACCGTTGGAGCGCCAACCCCCGGGTCTGCGGAATTTGCATCTGAGTATCAGGGCGCGACCTGGCATTTCTCATCCGCGGAGAACAAGGCGCTTTTCGATGCCGACCCGGCAAAATATGCACCGGCCTATGGCGGATGGTGTTCCGCAGGGGCCAGCAAGGGCAAAAAGGTCCCCACCCAGCCAGATCTCTGGGCCATAGTTGACGGACAGCTTTACCTCAACAGCAGCCCTGCTGCCCATAACAAGCTCTTTCTCGCCGACACCGAAACCGTGATCTCAAAGGGCGAGTCAAACTGGAAAGTGATATTCGCCACCTCCCGCGAAGCCCTTCTGGAACAATAG
- a CDS encoding protease inhibitor Inh/omp19 family protein, producing MKRAGKLVLVLGMVVLAAGCQRLSGGSNVAPLPATPTTPVGTGTLDPLDPNAAPPVGTTTDVAAAPADLATNPVAAPTNAQQVGRTDLLGGWKLASSGDNCMAFMTLTTWSGGYRANTRGCSTPSLSGISAWDLNGNQVVLKDGSGLIVAQLYSSEPGKFNGQTSTGSPISLYR from the coding sequence ATGAAGCGTGCGGGAAAACTGGTTTTGGTTTTGGGAATGGTCGTTCTGGCGGCTGGGTGCCAGAGGCTGTCAGGGGGCAGTAACGTTGCGCCGCTTCCTGCAACCCCGACGACACCGGTTGGGACCGGGACGCTGGATCCGCTCGATCCCAATGCCGCGCCTCCTGTTGGAACGACAACGGATGTTGCCGCCGCGCCGGCCGATCTTGCGACAAACCCGGTTGCAGCGCCGACAAACGCGCAGCAGGTTGGCCGAACGGACCTGCTTGGCGGCTGGAAGCTGGCCTCGTCGGGCGACAACTGCATGGCATTCATGACGCTGACAACTTGGTCCGGCGGCTACCGTGCAAATACCAGAGGTTGTAGTACCCCATCTCTGTCCGGCATCTCGGCATGGGATCTGAACGGCAATCAGGTGGTTTTAAAGGACGGATCCGGTCTGATCGTGGCACAACTTTATTCCAGCGAACCCGGGAAGTTTAACGGTCAAACCTCGACAGGCTCGCCTATTTCGTTGTACCGTTAA
- a CDS encoding helix-turn-helix transcriptional regulator: protein MEILEALYDCIETNLRGNKVDWQKFANEFQIIHRSELALYRAVYSEDEQKQMDRLDVIATSNAPLLKKYVQKGMHKLHPYPETEMVMLEPIRRTDELPDDDVFRKMGPLTDFLIENGMFYFMNVPAMMPDGHFVCIHVWRDENQGDFSNLEKQRLALMMRHLLATVGESELTLTDPNSEVAAFGQMHGLTTAETTILALLIEGHSLRTISQKSGRTYGTVRWHVQNILEKCQVKSQLNLLSEFYRLMKK, encoded by the coding sequence ATGGAAATATTAGAAGCATTATACGATTGTATCGAGACCAACCTGCGTGGAAACAAAGTCGATTGGCAAAAATTTGCAAATGAATTCCAAATCATTCATCGATCAGAACTTGCTCTTTACCGAGCTGTTTATTCAGAAGACGAGCAGAAGCAGATGGATCGATTGGATGTAATTGCAACGTCCAACGCGCCTCTACTGAAGAAGTATGTTCAGAAAGGAATGCACAAATTGCATCCTTACCCAGAAACGGAAATGGTTATGCTGGAGCCGATTCGTAGGACCGATGAATTGCCAGACGACGACGTATTCAGAAAAATGGGGCCGTTGACAGACTTTCTAATTGAAAATGGAATGTTTTACTTCATGAATGTGCCGGCTATGATGCCTGATGGTCACTTCGTTTGCATTCATGTATGGCGCGACGAAAACCAAGGGGACTTTTCTAACCTAGAAAAACAGCGTCTTGCTTTAATGATGCGCCATCTTCTGGCAACTGTTGGGGAATCGGAACTAACACTGACTGACCCTAACTCTGAAGTGGCGGCATTTGGTCAAATGCACGGTCTTACGACGGCAGAAACCACTATTCTTGCGCTGCTCATTGAAGGACATTCACTTCGCACCATTTCGCAGAAAAGTGGCCGGACATACGGAACCGTTCGCTGGCACGTACAAAACATACTTGAGAAATGCCAAGTAAAGTCGCAGCTCAATCTTCTTTCAGAATTTTACCGGCTGATGAAGAAGTAG
- a CDS encoding MarR family transcriptional regulator: MDSCKVDEKGLLKIEDQLCFALYSTSRAITKEYAVLLETMGVTYPQYLALIVLWQRDGILVQDIAKGLEVDQATATPLVKRLEKLGFVTRQRSEADERRVEVYLTEAGKNLYKTALAVPHGLGCAIGVDQTRAKKLIDELNEIKAFIAKKNEE, translated from the coding sequence ATGGATAGTTGCAAAGTGGACGAGAAGGGGCTTCTGAAGATAGAGGACCAGCTCTGTTTCGCGCTCTACTCCACGTCCAGGGCGATTACCAAGGAATACGCGGTCCTGCTGGAAACCATGGGTGTTACGTATCCGCAATACCTTGCGTTGATAGTTCTCTGGCAGCGTGACGGGATCCTGGTTCAGGATATTGCCAAAGGTCTCGAAGTCGATCAGGCGACAGCCACGCCATTGGTCAAGCGGCTTGAGAAACTCGGTTTTGTGACGCGGCAGCGAAGCGAAGCGGATGAGCGGAGAGTTGAGGTCTATCTCACCGAGGCGGGCAAGAACCTCTACAAGACTGCGCTTGCCGTTCCTCACGGGCTGGGTTGCGCGATCGGCGTCGACCAGACGCGCGCAAAGAAACTCATTGATGAGCTGAACGAGATCAAGGCGTTTATCGCAAAGAAAAACGAAGAGTGA
- a CDS encoding ATP-binding protein has translation MKHRLDRLPWLTLQMIAANTAIVLVLGVAWYWLFLGQSTTYSDRLMTTFNIVPGQVHAMFVDQVERQLWASISIGLVFAVGASIGVTLLIVRPLGVLARTTERLRQGDYNVRAKTQAGEVGRLADTVNALAAALQQEEERRARYLADLGHELRTPITSLRGYTEGLEDGVFQADAKFFSLMSDELNHLTALTHSIEALELSPEDENTLCGGVRVQHILEDVQRRWEIQFQAKSLRLIVEVDEALADKLIALSKKSLRHVIDNLMSNMLRYADPEAECRIVFSRHGPQAIEIVFRNGAQNLSAEDVPFLFDRFFRVSHSRTRGRNTHSSGLGLSIVKQLCLSGNGSVHAEMRDSMLSFVVCLPLLEPAPSKEAKVSRECPAA, from the coding sequence GTGAAACATCGCCTGGACCGGCTGCCCTGGCTGACGCTGCAGATGATCGCGGCGAACACTGCGATTGTTCTCGTGCTCGGCGTCGCCTGGTACTGGCTTTTTCTGGGCCAAAGCACAACATACTCTGATCGCCTGATGACAACGTTCAACATCGTGCCCGGCCAGGTGCATGCCATGTTTGTGGACCAGGTCGAGCGCCAACTCTGGGCAAGCATCTCGATCGGATTGGTGTTTGCTGTCGGGGCGTCCATCGGGGTCACGCTGTTAATCGTCCGTCCGCTCGGCGTGCTCGCCCGGACCACGGAGCGGCTGAGGCAGGGCGATTACAACGTGCGCGCAAAAACCCAGGCGGGAGAGGTTGGGCGGCTGGCAGACACGGTCAACGCGCTCGCTGCCGCGCTTCAGCAAGAAGAAGAGCGCCGCGCACGATACCTGGCTGATCTCGGGCATGAATTACGGACGCCCATCACCAGTCTTCGCGGGTACACTGAAGGCCTGGAGGATGGCGTGTTTCAGGCGGATGCGAAATTCTTTTCGCTCATGTCTGACGAGCTCAATCATTTGACGGCGCTGACCCATTCTATTGAGGCCCTGGAACTCTCCCCTGAGGACGAAAACACCTTGTGCGGGGGCGTAAGGGTTCAGCACATTCTGGAGGACGTGCAGCGTCGTTGGGAGATCCAATTTCAAGCAAAGAGCCTGCGGCTGATTGTGGAGGTCGATGAAGCGCTTGCCGACAAATTGATCGCCCTGTCGAAGAAGTCCTTGCGGCATGTCATCGATAACCTGATGTCAAACATGCTGCGATACGCCGATCCAGAAGCGGAATGCCGCATAGTCTTTTCAAGACATGGGCCGCAAGCAATAGAGATCGTATTCAGGAATGGAGCGCAGAACTTGTCCGCCGAGGACGTTCCGTTCCTCTTTGATCGTTTTTTTCGCGTCTCGCATAGCCGCACCCGCGGACGTAACACGCATTCCAGCGGGCTTGGCCTCTCCATCGTCAAGCAGCTCTGCCTCTCCGGCAACGGCTCGGTTCATGCCGAGATGCGTGACAGCATGTTGAGCTTCGTCGTCTGTCTTCCGCTCCTGGAGCCGGCACCTTCAAAGGAAGCGAAAGTTTCTCGGGAGTGCCCCGCCGCGTAA
- a CDS encoding MAPEG family protein, whose amino-acid sequence MPIAIWCILAAAILPILSAFPAKLNKEFDNARPRDPDYWKEGFRARAQAAQANGFEAFPFFAVSIFVAMSQGAAQYWIDQLAVLFVLLRLIYIFCYWTDRSNPRSLAWTASFITIVALFTSSLWS is encoded by the coding sequence ATGCCGATCGCCATATGGTGTATTCTCGCCGCCGCCATTCTGCCTATTCTTTCGGCCTTCCCGGCCAAGCTCAACAAAGAGTTTGACAACGCCCGGCCGCGTGATCCGGATTATTGGAAAGAGGGATTTCGTGCGCGTGCGCAGGCTGCCCAGGCAAACGGGTTCGAAGCATTTCCCTTCTTCGCCGTATCCATCTTCGTCGCCATGAGCCAGGGGGCCGCGCAATACTGGATCGATCAACTGGCCGTCCTGTTTGTGCTATTGCGCCTGATTTACATATTCTGCTACTGGACTGACCGGTCCAATCCGCGCTCTCTGGCATGGACTGCGTCCTTCATCACAATTGTGGCACTTTTCACGAGTTCACTGTGGAGCTGA
- a CDS encoding 1-acyl-sn-glycerol-3-phosphate acyltransferase, whose product MRTTDQTTDHAADTLPARRQTALQRQLADQHIVDALIAERGKLVMASPWWPFIKPFAYRILRYRSAVEMANTISQMEAVDVFAHLSGLLKLDVTTLGLDRVPREGPVVLVSNHPTGIADGIVLYDAIKSRRTDLAIFANRDAIRINPRLAEMIIPVEWRADFKSRAKSKETIKIASSAFATERVVVLFPSGRLAYWHQGKLTERPWMTSALALARKNKAPIIPMHMGGRNSGLFYFLARVSTELRDMTVFNELLNKQNAKFSVHFGKPIRPDRLQGDLTELTEQMRIHCAETLATDPDAEF is encoded by the coding sequence GTGCGGACGACAGATCAGACGACAGATCACGCGGCAGACACATTGCCTGCGCGCCGACAGACCGCGCTGCAACGACAGCTCGCAGACCAGCATATTGTTGACGCTCTGATCGCAGAGCGGGGCAAGCTGGTGATGGCTAGCCCCTGGTGGCCTTTCATCAAACCTTTCGCCTACCGCATCCTGCGTTACCGGTCTGCGGTCGAGATGGCCAATACCATTTCACAGATGGAAGCCGTCGACGTATTCGCGCACTTGAGCGGCCTTCTCAAGCTTGACGTGACAACTCTGGGGCTGGATCGTGTGCCGCGGGAAGGTCCCGTTGTGCTGGTGTCCAACCACCCGACTGGCATTGCCGACGGCATCGTGCTCTACGATGCCATCAAGTCCCGCCGCACCGACCTTGCCATATTCGCGAACAGGGACGCGATCCGGATCAATCCGCGTCTTGCAGAGATGATCATCCCGGTCGAATGGCGCGCCGATTTCAAAAGCCGCGCGAAATCCAAAGAGACGATCAAGATTGCGTCTTCCGCCTTCGCAACGGAACGGGTCGTGGTCCTGTTTCCGTCGGGGCGTCTTGCCTATTGGCATCAGGGCAAGCTCACGGAACGTCCGTGGATGACTTCTGCGCTGGCGCTGGCGCGAAAAAACAAGGCACCGATCATTCCCATGCATATGGGCGGGCGGAACTCGGGTCTTTTCTACTTCCTGGCCCGCGTCTCAACCGAATTGCGCGACATGACGGTTTTCAACGAGCTGCTCAACAAGCAGAACGCTAAATTCAGCGTTCATTTCGGCAAGCCGATCAGGCCAGACCGCCTGCAGGGCGACCTGACCGAACTGACCGAACAAATGCGCATCCATTGCGCGGAAACCCTCGCCACCGATCCGGACGCGGAATTCTAG